Proteins from one Piscinibacter lacus genomic window:
- a CDS encoding TIGR00266 family protein — MAMDVVDFEIKGSEMQFVEVELDPGEAAIGEAGSLMFMEAGIAMDTVFGDGGAQQGGFFGKLLGAGKRLITGESLFTTVYTNQAPTKQRVAFAAPYPGKILPMDLHRLGGTLICQKDSFLCAARGVSLGIAFQQKLSVGFFGGEGFIMQKLDGDGLAFVHAGGTVLKRELKPGETLMIDTGCVVAYTPNVDFEIQYVGKIKTALFGGEGLFFAKMTGPGTVWLQSLPFSRLASRVFAAAPQTGGGGRGEGSVLGGFAGGGLLGSVLGGDDE, encoded by the coding sequence ATGGCGATGGATGTTGTCGATTTCGAGATCAAGGGCAGCGAAATGCAGTTCGTCGAGGTCGAGCTCGACCCCGGCGAAGCGGCCATCGGCGAGGCCGGCAGCCTCATGTTCATGGAAGCCGGCATCGCGATGGACACCGTCTTCGGCGACGGCGGCGCGCAGCAGGGCGGCTTCTTCGGCAAGCTGCTGGGCGCGGGCAAGCGCCTGATCACCGGCGAATCGCTGTTCACCACCGTCTACACCAACCAGGCGCCGACCAAGCAGCGGGTGGCTTTCGCCGCGCCCTATCCGGGCAAGATCCTGCCCATGGATCTGCACCGCCTCGGCGGCACGCTGATCTGCCAGAAGGACAGCTTCCTCTGCGCGGCCCGCGGCGTCAGCCTGGGCATCGCCTTCCAGCAGAAGCTCTCGGTGGGCTTCTTCGGCGGCGAGGGCTTCATCATGCAGAAGCTCGACGGCGACGGGCTGGCCTTCGTGCATGCCGGCGGCACCGTGCTCAAGCGCGAGCTCAAGCCCGGCGAGACGCTGATGATCGACACCGGCTGCGTGGTGGCCTACACGCCCAATGTGGATTTCGAGATCCAGTACGTCGGCAAGATCAAGACCGCGCTCTTCGGCGGCGAAGGCCTGTTCTTCGCCAAGATGACCGGCCCCGGCACCGTCTGGTTGCAGAGCCTGCCCTTCAGCCGCCTGGCCAGCCGGGTCTTCGCCGCAGCCCCGCAGACGGGCGGCGGCGGCCGGGGCGAGGGTTCGGTGCTCGGCGGCTTCGCTGGCGGCGGCCTGCTGGGCTCGGTGTTGGGCGGCGACGACGAGTGA
- the dnaE gene encoding DNA polymerase III subunit alpha yields MSADPKPIPFVHLRSHTEFSVVDSTLRIDDLVAAAAADGQPALAVTDLANLFGAIKFYNKARSKGVQPLLGAEVWLAPEAADRAPTRLLLLVQDAQGYRHLSELLGAAWTGELHRGTTPCLTLDALAARATGLIALSGFDLGAVGQALLAGDEARAEALARQLAAIFPGRYVLELQRAGRPQDEPLVRATLPFAARLGLPVVATHPIQFLTADDFEAHEARTCIAEGETLANPKRPKRFTPEQRFQTTAEMQARFADLPQALANSVALARRCALSLVLGKPQLPDFPTPMRPGPDGVPAPMPMADYFREASQAGLEDRLRQLYPDPAAREAARPRYQERLDFEIGVILKMGFPGYFLIVADFINWAKTHDCPVGPGRGSGAGSLVAYALKITDLDPLAYNLLFERFLNPDRVSMPDFDIDFCQGNRDRVIDYVKLKYGRDAVSQIATFGTMAAKAALRDVGRVLGMGYGHVDSIAKLVPAPPGKTVTLARPGDKPDPGLIYARKEAPEIEQREQKEEEVAELLALAERVEGLVRNVGMHAGGVLIAPGKITDFCPLYQQPGSNSAVSQYDKDDVEAIGLVKFDFLGLATLTILELARKFIVARHPARKDFSFETLALDDRATYRLLSEGKTVAVFQLESRGMQGMLREAKPSVFEDIIALVALYRPGPMDLIPSFCARKHGREEVAYPHPLMEGVLKETYGIMVYQEQVMQVAQIVGGYSLGGADLLRRAMGKKKPEEMAKHRVIFAEGADKKGIDAAKANEIFDLMEKFAGYGFNKSHAAAYALLAYHTAWAKVHHPAEFFAANMTVSIDDTDKLKIFHDDAVAQFGLVFEAPDINTGTWGFEPVDPPAEGEPGRLPKQDAEKGRVRYALGAVKGTGQGAVEAIVEARSAGGPFRSFFDFCRRIDRQRVNKRAVEALVKAGAFDRITPDRAALVASIGLGFEDAEAQARHADQGGLFDFGGEDAHGASTQEPALVATAPWSVREQLGHEKTALGFYLSGHLFDEHAAEVRRFAKLKIADLIDSREPQLLAGIVTGLRVVNGQRGRVAIFSLDDCSETLEAVANEELLDANRELLRDDELVIVQGKVQPDRFSGGLRLNVNQVWSLGEARCRFGRHVKLALTLHGSGLGAAEQTLLDGVQALLRDFPPRRIELPEGGEKLLGLRLQLRLQRPWGEVELELGEEARILPSEEALQRCRALAPAGAQLVYEAG; encoded by the coding sequence ATGAGCGCCGACCCCAAGCCGATTCCCTTCGTTCACTTGCGCAGCCACACCGAGTTCTCGGTGGTCGACAGCACGTTGCGCATCGACGACCTGGTGGCCGCCGCCGCGGCGGACGGCCAGCCGGCGCTGGCGGTGACCGACCTCGCCAACCTCTTCGGCGCGATCAAGTTCTACAACAAGGCCCGCAGCAAGGGCGTGCAGCCCCTGCTGGGCGCCGAGGTCTGGCTGGCGCCCGAGGCGGCCGACCGCGCGCCGACCCGCCTGCTGCTGCTGGTCCAGGACGCGCAGGGCTACCGCCATCTCTCCGAGCTGCTCGGCGCGGCCTGGACCGGCGAGCTGCACCGCGGCACCACCCCCTGCCTGACGCTGGACGCGCTGGCCGCCCGCGCCACGGGCCTGATCGCGCTCTCGGGCTTCGACCTCGGCGCGGTCGGCCAGGCCCTGCTGGCCGGTGACGAGGCCCGAGCCGAGGCCCTGGCCCGGCAACTGGCCGCGATCTTCCCCGGCCGCTATGTGCTGGAGCTGCAGCGCGCCGGCCGGCCGCAGGACGAGCCCCTGGTCCGCGCGACCCTGCCCTTCGCGGCCCGCCTGGGCCTGCCGGTGGTCGCGACCCATCCGATCCAGTTCCTGACGGCCGACGACTTCGAGGCTCACGAGGCCCGCACCTGCATTGCCGAGGGCGAGACCCTGGCCAACCCCAAGCGGCCCAAGCGCTTCACGCCCGAACAGCGCTTCCAGACCACGGCCGAGATGCAGGCCCGCTTCGCCGACCTGCCGCAGGCCCTGGCCAACAGCGTGGCCCTGGCCCGCCGTTGCGCGCTGAGCCTGGTGCTGGGCAAGCCGCAGCTGCCGGACTTCCCGACGCCGATGCGCCCCGGCCCGGACGGCGTGCCCGCGCCCATGCCCATGGCCGACTATTTCCGCGAGGCCTCGCAGGCCGGGTTGGAAGATCGGCTGCGGCAGCTCTACCCGGACCCGGCCGCCCGCGAGGCCGCCCGCCCGCGCTACCAGGAGCGGCTGGACTTCGAGATCGGCGTGATCCTGAAGATGGGCTTCCCCGGCTACTTCCTGATCGTGGCCGACTTCATCAACTGGGCCAAGACGCACGACTGCCCGGTTGGACCGGGCCGCGGTTCGGGCGCCGGCAGCCTGGTGGCCTATGCGCTGAAGATCACCGACCTGGACCCGCTGGCCTACAACCTGCTCTTTGAGCGCTTCCTGAACCCCGACCGGGTCTCGATGCCCGACTTCGACATCGACTTCTGCCAGGGCAACCGCGACCGCGTCATCGACTACGTCAAGCTCAAGTACGGCCGCGATGCCGTCAGCCAGATCGCCACCTTCGGCACCATGGCCGCCAAGGCCGCGCTGCGCGACGTGGGCCGGGTGCTCGGCATGGGCTATGGGCATGTGGACAGCATCGCCAAGCTGGTGCCGGCCCCGCCCGGCAAGACCGTGACCCTGGCCCGCCCCGGCGACAAGCCCGACCCCGGCCTGATCTATGCGCGCAAGGAGGCGCCGGAGATCGAGCAGCGCGAGCAGAAGGAAGAAGAGGTTGCCGAGCTGCTGGCCCTGGCAGAGCGGGTGGAGGGCCTGGTCCGCAATGTCGGCATGCATGCCGGCGGCGTGCTGATCGCGCCCGGCAAGATCACCGACTTCTGCCCGCTCTACCAGCAGCCCGGCAGCAACAGCGCGGTCAGCCAGTACGACAAGGACGATGTCGAGGCCATCGGCCTGGTGAAGTTCGACTTCCTGGGCCTGGCCACCCTGACCATCCTGGAGCTGGCCCGGAAGTTCATCGTCGCGCGCCATCCCGCGCGCAAGGACTTCAGCTTCGAGACCCTGGCCCTCGACGACCGCGCCACCTACCGCCTGCTCAGCGAGGGCAAGACGGTGGCCGTGTTCCAGCTTGAATCGCGCGGCATGCAGGGCATGCTGCGCGAGGCCAAGCCCAGCGTCTTCGAGGACATCATTGCCCTGGTGGCGCTCTACCGCCCCGGGCCGATGGACCTGATCCCCAGCTTCTGCGCCCGCAAGCACGGCCGCGAGGAGGTGGCCTACCCGCATCCGCTGATGGAGGGCGTGCTCAAGGAGACCTACGGGATCATGGTCTACCAGGAGCAGGTCATGCAGGTTGCGCAGATCGTCGGCGGCTACTCGCTGGGCGGCGCCGACCTGCTGCGCCGGGCCATGGGCAAGAAGAAGCCCGAGGAGATGGCCAAGCACCGGGTCATCTTCGCCGAGGGCGCCGACAAGAAGGGCATCGACGCCGCCAAGGCCAACGAGATCTTCGACCTGATGGAGAAGTTCGCGGGCTACGGCTTCAACAAGTCGCATGCCGCGGCCTACGCCCTGCTGGCCTATCACACGGCCTGGGCCAAGGTGCATCACCCGGCCGAGTTCTTCGCGGCCAACATGACGGTGTCGATCGACGACACCGACAAGCTGAAGATCTTCCACGACGACGCCGTCGCGCAGTTCGGCCTCGTCTTCGAGGCGCCGGACATCAACACCGGCACCTGGGGCTTCGAGCCGGTCGATCCGCCGGCCGAGGGCGAGCCGGGCCGCCTGCCGAAGCAGGACGCCGAGAAGGGCCGCGTCCGCTACGCGCTGGGTGCGGTCAAGGGTACGGGGCAGGGCGCGGTCGAGGCCATCGTCGAGGCCCGCAGCGCCGGCGGCCCCTTCCGCAGCTTTTTCGACTTCTGCCGCCGCATCGACCGTCAGCGGGTGAACAAGCGCGCCGTCGAGGCCCTGGTCAAGGCTGGCGCCTTCGACCGCATCACGCCCGACCGCGCAGCCCTGGTCGCCAGCATCGGCCTGGGCTTCGAGGATGCCGAGGCCCAGGCCCGCCATGCCGACCAGGGCGGCCTCTTCGACTTCGGCGGCGAGGACGCGCATGGCGCCTCCACCCAGGAACCGGCCCTCGTGGCCACCGCGCCCTGGAGCGTGCGCGAGCAGCTCGGCCACGAGAAGACCGCGCTCGGCTTCTACCTGAGCGGCCACCTCTTCGACGAGCATGCCGCCGAGGTGCGGCGCTTCGCCAAGCTGAAGATCGCCGACCTGATCGACAGCCGCGAGCCGCAGTTGCTGGCCGGCATCGTCACCGGCCTGCGGGTCGTCAACGGCCAGCGCGGCCGGGTCGCGATCTTCAGCCTCGACGACTGCAGCGAGACCCTGGAGGCCGTGGCCAACGAGGAGCTGCTCGACGCGAACCGCGAGCTGCTGCGCGACGACGAGCTGGTGATCGTGCAGGGCAAGGTGCAGCCCGACCGCTTCAGCGGCGGCCTGCGGCTCAATGTCAACCAGGTCTGGAGCCTGGGCGAGGCGCGCTGCCGCTTCGGCCGGCATGTGAAGCTGGCGCTGACGCTGCACGGCAGCGGCCTGGGTGCCGCCGAGCAGACGCTGCTCGACGGCGTGCAGGCCCTGCTGCGCGACTTCCCGCCGCGCCGCATCGAGCTGCCCGAGGGCGGCGAGAAGCTGCTCGGCCTGCGCCTCCAGCTTCGCTTGCAGCGGCCCTGGGGCGAGGTCGAGCTGGAGCTGGGCGAGGAGGCCCGCATCCTGCCCAGCGAGGAAGCGCTGCAGCGCTGCCGCGCCCTGGCCCCGGCCGGCGCGCAGCTCGTCTACGAGGCGGGCTGA
- a CDS encoding ABC transporter permease: MNTFADSVLTALDLIRGADPQLGQIVGLSLGVSGAASLIAALIGLGLGAALALLSFRGRRLVLALLNTSLALPPVVVGLVVYLLLSRSGPLGEWGLLFTPTAMVMAQTVLILPIVVALTRQALQAPWALHGEQLQSMGASRPVAALLLLWDERLALLTVVLAAFGRAVAEVGAVMIVGGNIAGHTRVMTTAIALETSKGDLPLALALGLVLLGVVLLLNLGIAALRAWQGRGEAAVEGQAHD, encoded by the coding sequence TTGAACACCTTCGCCGACAGCGTCCTCACGGCCCTGGACCTGATCCGCGGGGCCGATCCCCAACTGGGGCAGATCGTCGGCCTCTCGCTGGGCGTGAGCGGCGCGGCCAGCCTGATCGCCGCGCTGATCGGCCTGGGCCTGGGCGCCGCGCTGGCGCTGCTGTCCTTCCGGGGCCGGCGGCTGGTGCTGGCCCTGCTCAACACCTCGCTGGCCCTGCCGCCGGTGGTGGTGGGCCTGGTGGTCTACCTGCTGCTGTCGCGCTCCGGCCCGCTGGGCGAATGGGGGCTGCTGTTCACGCCGACGGCCATGGTGATGGCGCAGACGGTGCTGATCCTGCCCATCGTCGTGGCCCTGACCCGGCAGGCCTTGCAGGCGCCCTGGGCCCTGCACGGCGAGCAGCTTCAGTCCATGGGCGCCAGCCGGCCCGTCGCGGCCCTGCTGCTGCTGTGGGACGAGCGCCTGGCCCTGCTGACGGTGGTGCTGGCGGCCTTCGGCCGGGCGGTGGCGGAAGTCGGCGCGGTCATGATCGTCGGCGGCAACATCGCCGGCCACACCCGGGTGATGACCACCGCGATCGCGCTGGAGACCAGCAAGGGCGACCTGCCCCTGGCCCTGGCCCTGGGCCTGGTGCTGCTGGGCGTGGTGCTGCTGCTGAACCTGGGCATTGCCGCCCTGCGCGCCTGGCAAGGCCGGGGCGAGGCGGCGGTGGAGGGCCAGGCCCATGACTGA
- a CDS encoding 3-deoxy-D-manno-octulosonic acid transferase — protein MPPPTEAGAAAAVRPRAEALALGLYRGLSTLLAPALRARLAWRGRVEPGYRQAVGERFGFYDKPPPAPGAVWLHAVSLGETRAAEPLIEALRAEDPTLRLILSHGTATGRAAGAALLRPGDHQVWLPWDAPGPVRRFLAWARPRGGLLMETEVWPGLMAEAQARGLPVWLLNARLSDRSLRRGRRFGALLRPAHRALAGALAQTPEDAARLQAAGVGRVEVLGNLKFELRPEPALLARGRAWAAASGLPLLLFASSREGEEAALLDAWQARAPQLAGRLRLLVVPRHPQRFDEVAALLAPLGPLARRSAWGAEGLPPPEAAQAPVWLGDSLGEMAAYYSAAGAGGLALLGGSFAPLGGQNLIEAAACGCPLLMGPHTYNFAAAAEAACAAGAAERLPDLPAALDRALALLDDPATLAARAAAGPPWVAGRQAIARGMAQRVLASFPDDKT, from the coding sequence GTGCCGCCGCCCACTGAGGCGGGCGCGGCCGCAGCCGTGCGGCCGCGGGCCGAGGCCCTGGCCCTGGGCCTCTACCGCGGCCTGAGCACGCTGCTCGCCCCGGCCCTGCGCGCCCGCCTGGCCTGGCGCGGCCGGGTCGAGCCGGGTTACCGGCAGGCGGTGGGTGAACGATTCGGCTTCTACGACAAGCCGCCGCCCGCGCCCGGCGCGGTCTGGCTGCATGCGGTCTCGCTCGGCGAAACGCGGGCGGCCGAGCCGCTGATCGAGGCCCTGCGCGCCGAGGATCCCACCCTGCGGCTGATCCTCAGCCACGGCACTGCCACCGGCCGGGCGGCGGGCGCCGCGCTGCTGCGGCCTGGCGACCATCAAGTCTGGCTGCCCTGGGATGCGCCCGGTCCGGTGCGCCGCTTCCTGGCCTGGGCCCGGCCGCGTGGCGGCCTGCTGATGGAGACCGAGGTCTGGCCCGGCCTGATGGCCGAGGCGCAGGCCCGGGGCCTGCCGGTCTGGCTGCTCAATGCGCGGCTCAGCGACCGCAGCCTGCGTCGCGGGCGCCGCTTCGGTGCCCTGCTGCGCCCGGCCCACCGCGCCCTGGCCGGCGCCCTGGCCCAGACGCCCGAAGACGCCGCCCGCCTGCAGGCCGCCGGGGTGGGCCGGGTCGAGGTGCTCGGCAACCTGAAGTTCGAGCTGCGGCCCGAGCCCGCGCTGCTGGCCCGCGGGCGGGCCTGGGCGGCGGCCAGCGGCCTGCCGCTGCTGCTGTTCGCGAGCAGCCGCGAGGGCGAGGAGGCCGCACTGCTCGACGCCTGGCAGGCCCGAGCCCCGCAACTGGCCGGGCGGCTGCGGCTGCTGGTGGTGCCGCGCCATCCGCAGCGTTTCGACGAAGTCGCTGCCTTGCTGGCGCCGCTGGGCCCGCTGGCGCGCCGCAGCGCCTGGGGGGCCGAGGGCCTGCCGCCACCCGAGGCCGCGCAGGCACCGGTCTGGCTGGGCGACAGCCTGGGCGAGATGGCGGCCTACTACAGCGCGGCCGGCGCGGGCGGCCTGGCCCTGCTGGGTGGCAGCTTCGCGCCGCTGGGCGGGCAGAACCTGATCGAGGCTGCCGCCTGCGGCTGCCCGCTGCTGATGGGCCCGCACACCTACAACTTCGCGGCGGCGGCCGAGGCAGCCTGCGCGGCCGGGGCCGCCGAGCGGCTGCCCGATCTGCCCGCCGCGCTGGACCGCGCGCTGGCCTTGCTCGACGATCCCGCCACCCTTGCGGCCCGCGCCGCCGCCGGCCCGCCCTGGGTGGCGGGGCGGCAGGCCATCGCCCGCGGCATGGCGCAGCGGGTGCTGGCGTCGTTCCCGGACGACAAAACCTAG
- a CDS encoding phosphomannomutase/phosphoglucomutase translates to MRVDASIFKAYDIRGIVGKTLDAALAEHLGRAFGSEAVRLGEKVVAVGRDGRLSGPDLVAALARGLTSAGVDVIDLGAVTTPMLYYAAATRGAIGCNSGIQVTGSHNPKDYNGFKMVLAGRAIYGDEIQGLRQRIEAEDYAQGSGRVSPVDLLAEYTQRIVGDVKLSRPMKIVVDSGNGIPGASAPGILRALGCEVIELYSEVDGDFPNHHPDPSKPENLRDLIRTVAETGAELGLAFDGDGDRLGVVTRDGQNIFPDRQLMLYARDILSRRPGEPVIYDVKCSQRLTEAVRAAGGQPMMWKTGHSLIKAQLKATGAPIAGEMSGHIFFSERWYGFDDATYTAARLLEILSREADPSAVLNALPTSFSTPELNVACAEGEHHAVVATLREQVASGALSFPGASEVVTIDGVRVDFADGFGLIRASNTTPVLVLRFEGHTEAALHRIEATFLAALKAVKPDAVLGAAAH, encoded by the coding sequence ATGCGCGTTGACGCCAGCATCTTCAAGGCCTACGACATCCGCGGCATCGTCGGCAAGACGCTCGATGCCGCCCTGGCCGAGCACCTCGGCCGGGCCTTTGGCAGCGAGGCGGTGCGCCTGGGCGAGAAGGTCGTCGCCGTCGGCCGCGACGGGCGGCTCTCGGGCCCCGACCTGGTGGCGGCGCTCGCGCGCGGCCTGACCTCGGCCGGTGTCGATGTGATCGACCTCGGCGCGGTCACCACGCCGATGCTGTACTACGCAGCGGCCACCCGTGGCGCGATCGGCTGCAACAGCGGCATCCAGGTCACCGGCAGCCACAACCCCAAGGACTACAACGGCTTCAAGATGGTGCTGGCCGGCCGCGCCATCTACGGCGACGAGATCCAGGGCCTGCGCCAGCGCATCGAGGCCGAGGACTATGCCCAGGGCAGCGGCCGCGTGAGCCCGGTTGACCTGCTGGCCGAATACACCCAGCGCATCGTCGGCGACGTGAAGCTGAGCCGGCCGATGAAGATCGTCGTCGACTCGGGCAACGGCATTCCCGGCGCCAGCGCGCCTGGCATCCTGCGTGCCCTGGGTTGCGAGGTGATCGAGCTGTACTCCGAGGTCGACGGCGACTTCCCCAACCACCATCCCGATCCGTCCAAGCCCGAGAACCTGCGCGACCTGATCCGCACCGTGGCCGAGACCGGCGCCGAGCTGGGCCTGGCCTTCGACGGCGACGGCGACCGCCTGGGCGTGGTGACCCGCGACGGCCAGAACATCTTCCCCGACCGGCAGTTGATGCTCTATGCCCGCGACATCCTGAGCCGCCGCCCCGGCGAGCCGGTGATCTATGACGTGAAGTGCAGCCAGCGCCTGACCGAGGCCGTTCGCGCTGCCGGCGGCCAGCCCATGATGTGGAAGACCGGTCACTCGCTGATCAAGGCCCAGCTCAAGGCCACCGGCGCGCCGATCGCCGGCGAGATGAGCGGCCACATCTTTTTCTCCGAGCGCTGGTACGGCTTCGACGACGCGACCTATACCGCCGCCCGCTTGCTGGAGATCCTCAGCCGCGAGGCCGATCCCAGCGCCGTGCTGAATGCGCTGCCGACCAGCTTCAGCACGCCCGAGCTCAATGTGGCCTGTGCCGAGGGCGAGCACCATGCCGTCGTCGCGACCCTGCGCGAGCAGGTGGCGTCGGGCGCCTTGAGCTTCCCGGGTGCCAGCGAGGTCGTCACCATCGACGGCGTGCGGGTCGACTTCGCCGACGGCTTCGGTCTGATCCGCGCCTCCAACACCACCCCGGTGCTGGTGCTGCGCTTCGAGGGCCACACCGAGGCGGCGCTGCATCGCATCGAGGCCACCTTCCTCGCCGCGCTCAAGGCCGTCAAGCCGGACGCCGTGCTCGGTGCCGCCGCCCACTGA
- a CDS encoding ATP-binding cassette domain-containing protein, with product MTEPALIELRGACVRFGMRMAVHPLDLRLAAGERLALVGANGSGKSTLLRLLHGLRLPDAGLCVQAPALRIGMLFQRPALLRLSVAAHLRLALRLAGASEAEPAARVAELLDQVGLRAEAARPARALSGGQQQRLALARALAGRPGLLLLDEPTASLDPGAKREVEALIEGLAAGGMSLAFASHNLGQVKRLATRVLYLEQGRVLADAPVGPFFADGGAALPEAARRFVRGELPW from the coding sequence ATGACTGAGCCCGCGCTGATCGAGCTGCGCGGCGCCTGCGTTCGCTTCGGCATGCGCATGGCCGTGCATCCGCTGGACCTGCGCCTGGCGGCGGGCGAGCGCCTGGCCCTGGTCGGCGCGAACGGCTCGGGCAAGAGCACCCTGCTGCGCCTGCTGCACGGCCTGCGCCTGCCCGATGCCGGCCTGTGCGTGCAGGCCCCGGCGCTGCGCATCGGCATGCTCTTCCAGCGGCCGGCGCTGCTGCGCCTTTCGGTGGCGGCGCACCTGCGCCTGGCCTTGCGCCTGGCGGGCGCAAGCGAGGCCGAGCCGGCCGCGCGGGTGGCCGAGCTGCTCGACCAGGTCGGCCTGCGTGCCGAGGCGGCCCGCCCGGCGCGGGCCCTGTCCGGCGGGCAGCAGCAGCGCCTGGCCCTGGCCCGGGCGCTGGCCGGCCGGCCCGGCCTGCTGCTGCTGGACGAGCCCACCGCCAGCCTGGACCCGGGCGCCAAGCGCGAGGTCGAAGCCCTGATCGAGGGCCTGGCCGCCGGCGGCATGAGCCTGGCCTTCGCCTCGCACAACCTGGGGCAGGTCAAGCGCCTGGCGACCCGGGTGCTCTACCTGGAGCAGGGCCGGGTGCTGGCGGATGCGCCGGTCGGCCCCTTCTTTGCCGACGGCGGCGCGGCCCTGCCGGAGGCGGCCCGGCGCTTCGTCCGCGGCGAGCTGCCCTGGTGA
- a CDS encoding substrate-binding domain-containing protein, protein MHRIDLTYALRSTLPDERRPTALHHPLFALLDALHRHGSIRAAAQALGLSYRHVWGELKRWEGELGRELVLWAKGQRAALSPFGEKLLWAERRAQARLAPQVEALRMELERAFDVAFDDRIDVMTLCASHDQALPLLRELAREQGLHLDLNFMDSLDALRALDAGQCTMAGIQVRDGVARASVSARIYRPRLKPGHHKLIGFAQRTQGLMVAPGNPRRIAGLSDMLRPELRWVGRAEGTGTRILLDELLAEAGVHPPQPALTEPSHVAAAQAVASGCADAAFGLEAAARPAGLDFIPLARERYFLLTLKSTLDSSPALRRLVGLLGSTAWAQVLAGLPGYAATEPGAVLALTRVLPWWSYRNPSRPGTEGVAAPPQA, encoded by the coding sequence ATGCATAGGATCGATCTCACCTACGCGCTGCGCAGCACCCTGCCCGACGAGCGCCGCCCGACGGCCCTGCATCACCCGCTGTTCGCGCTGCTCGATGCCCTGCACCGCCACGGCTCGATCCGCGCGGCGGCGCAGGCCCTGGGTCTGTCCTACCGCCATGTCTGGGGCGAGCTCAAGCGCTGGGAAGGCGAGCTGGGCCGCGAGCTGGTCCTGTGGGCCAAGGGCCAGCGGGCCGCGCTGAGCCCCTTCGGCGAGAAGCTGCTCTGGGCCGAGCGGCGCGCCCAGGCCCGCCTGGCACCCCAGGTGGAAGCCCTGCGCATGGAGCTGGAACGCGCCTTCGACGTGGCCTTCGACGACCGCATCGACGTGATGACCCTCTGCGCCAGCCACGACCAGGCCCTGCCCCTGTTGCGCGAGCTGGCCCGCGAACAGGGCCTGCACCTGGACCTGAACTTCATGGACAGCCTGGATGCCCTGCGCGCACTGGATGCCGGCCAATGCACGATGGCCGGCATCCAGGTGCGCGACGGCGTCGCGCGGGCTTCGGTCAGCGCGCGCATCTACCGGCCGCGGCTCAAGCCCGGCCACCACAAGCTGATCGGCTTTGCCCAGCGCACCCAGGGCCTGATGGTGGCGCCGGGCAATCCGCGCCGCATCGCGGGCCTGAGCGACATGCTGCGGCCCGAACTGCGCTGGGTGGGGCGCGCCGAGGGCACGGGCACCCGCATCCTGCTCGACGAGCTGCTGGCCGAGGCCGGGGTCCATCCGCCGCAGCCCGCACTGACCGAGCCCTCGCATGTGGCCGCCGCCCAGGCGGTGGCCAGCGGATGCGCCGATGCGGCCTTCGGCCTGGAAGCTGCCGCCCGCCCGGCGGGGCTGGACTTCATCCCGCTGGCGCGCGAGCGCTACTTCCTGCTGACGCTCAAGAGCACGCTCGACAGCAGCCCCGCCCTGCGCCGCCTGGTCGGCCTGCTCGGCTCGACGGCCTGGGCCCAGGTGCTGGCCGGCCTGCCCGGCTATGCCGCCACCGAGCCCGGCGCCGTGCTGGCCCTGACCCGGGTGCTGCCTTGGTGGAGCTACCGCAACCCGTCCCGCCCAGGGACTGAAGGGGTCGCGGCCCCGCCGCAGGCCTGA